In Apis mellifera strain DH4 linkage group LG10, Amel_HAv3.1, whole genome shotgun sequence, the genomic window tggaataaaagtataattcttGTTTCCATAGTCTATGAAGAAAGATCTCTTCGAATTTATCGTCTCTCATCGaagaaaaggggggagggggagaaggagTGTCCTGAAATTCGCgtggagaaggaaggagggggggtTTCACGCGTGGTCACGTGAAGGTCTGCATTGTCCTTTCGTGACAAAGTGTGTCTAAGTGACCACCCTCGATTTCCGACGCAAAGTGGCCGCATACAAAGCGATTACGATCTCCTCGCTGCGCCAAGTGACGCGTGGACGAACttgataatttctttcctcccctCGCTTCGCGCGTACGGCAGGACGACGCTCGAAGGAATCTTCGGTATGGAACGAGACGATCGAAGAGAAGAAGGTGGAGAtagttttattgaaaattgtaggaaatttgtatgaaaattGTATCGCTGTGGTGTAACGCGATGTTATATGCGATGAggggaaatttttcaatagagATACTTCGATTTAATGGATGTAATTTGTGGAAGAATCGTATGggggaaaatttttatgaggttggaaaatttttagagtCACCTGTTCTGCTCTatgtttttccatttaatcgaagaagaaatggaaaattttcgaaaaattattataactcgaagaagaaattgaaaattttcgaaaaactattataactcgaagaagagattgaaaattttcgaaaaattattataactcgaagaagaaattgaaaattgccatgatttatattctttggaaaatttttgaaaaattattgtaattcgaggaagaaattaaaaattgccatGATTCATATTCGTTAGAGGGTTGCAacgtggaaaatataattcgaggaagaaattaaaaattattatatattattatttcatattctttgaaatgtggaaaacttttgaaaaactatcgtgattagaagaaaaaattgaaaattttcgaaaaactattataactcgaaatagaaattgaaaattgccaTTCATGTTCATTGAAGGGTTGCAacgtggaaaatataattataacgagaaaaaaattaaaaattaaaaattaaaaattagatttatattctttggaatgtgaacaatttttgaaaaatcattgtaatttgaagaagaaaataaaattgccatGATTCATATTCTTTGGAAGATTATaaagtggaaaatttttgaaaaattatcgtgattaaaagaagaaattgaaaattttcgaaaaattattataactcgaagaagaaattgaaaattttcgaaaaattattataactcgaagaagaaattgaaaattttcgaaaaattattataactcgaagaagagattaaaaattatcataattcatattctttggaaaatttttgaaaaattttttgttcgaaatagaagaatagattgtaattcgaaatagaaattgaaaattgccaTAATTCATAATCGTTAAAAGGTTGcaacgtgaaaaatataattcgaggaaaaaattaagaattactaTGATTCATATTCTTTGGAAAGTTGtaacgtggaaaatttttgaaaaattattgcaattcaaagaagaaattgtttttgcAACGTGGAAAATGTAATTCGAGCAAAAGATCGAAAATtgtgattaaaagaaaaaattgaaaattaccataatttatattctttggaacgtggaaaatttttgaaaaatcatcgtgattagaaaaagaaattgaaaatttttgaaaaattattataactcgaagaagagattaaaaattatcataattcatattctttggaaaatttttgaaaaattttttgttcgaaatagaagaatagattgtaattcgaaatagaaattgaaaattgccaTAATTCATAATCGTTAAAAGGTTGcaacgtgaaaaatataattcgaggaaaaaattaagaattactaTGATTCATATTCTTTGGAAAGTTGtaacgtggaaaatttttgaaaaattattgcaattcaaagaagaaattgtttttgcAACGTGGAAAATGTAATTCGAGCAAAAGATCGAAAATtgtgattaaaagaaaaaattgaaaattaccataatttatattctttggaacgtggaaaatttttgaaaaatcatcgtgattagaaaaagaaattgaaaatttttgaaaaattattataactcgaagaagaaattaaaaattgccataattcatattctttggaaaatttttaaaaaactatggtaattcgaagaagaaattggaaattaccATGATTCATATTCGTTGGAGGGTTGCAACGTGGAAAACATAATTcgaggaagaaattaaaaattaccatgATTCATATTCGTTGGAGGATTGCAACCATcataattcgaagaaaaaattaaaaattgccataattcatatttgttcGAAAGTTGCAAcgtgaataatttttgaaaaattattgtaattcaaaataaaaattaaaaattgccatGATTCATATTCGTTGAAAAGTTGCAACGTGAAAAACataattcgaagaagaaatgaaaacttaccataattcatattctttagaacaattgaaaaatttttgaaaaaccaTTGTAAttcgaaatagaaattgaaaattgtcacGATTCATATTCATCGGAAGattgcaatttttgaaaaattattgtaattcgaaaaagaaattaaaaattgccatGATTTATATTCGTTGGAGGGTTGCAacgtggaaaatataattataacgaggaagaaattaaaaattaccatgATTCTTATCATATtaccataaaaaaattactatattctttgaaagattgtaacgtggaaaatttttgaaaatccaCCGtgattagaagaagaaattgaaaattactataatttatattctttggaacgtggaaaatttttgaaaaatcatcgtgattagaagaagaaattgaaaattttcgaaaaattattataactcgaagaagaaattaaaaattattaagaattcataatcatattctttgaaacgtggaaaatttttgaaaaattattgtaattcgaaatagaaattgaaaattgccacgattcatattcatatcGGAGAGTTGCAACGTGAACAATTTTTGAGAAACCATtgtaattcaaaaaagaaattaaaaattgccaGGATTCATATTCGTTGAAGGGTTGCAATGTGGAAAACataattcgaagaagaaattaaaaattaccatgATTCATATTCTTTAgaacgtggaaaatttttgaaaatccaccaagattaaaagaaatcgaaacttCATATTCGTTGAAGGATTGTAACGTGGAAAACTATCATAATTCGAAGCTGAAAATTGTCAcgattcatattcatattggAAGGTTACAATGTGaacaatttctgaaaaataattgcaattcgaagaagaaattgccAAGACATTACCATGATTCACATTCACCtcaattggaaaatttctgaaaaccCGTAACCCACTTTCTCGTAActctcgagaaaagaaaaaattaagacaCCCAAGCGGGATCGaagattattaacaatttacatCCCTTCGACCGGGGACCTCGAAACAGCATTTCCCTCCTCTCAAACTCCAATTCCCGACTCGTTCGTGAAAAGTGGCGCGACGAgcgggaagaaagaaaacgcgTTTCGCAGAGAACCCACCCTCTCGAATCCACCATTGGCCTGTTCCGCTTCCCAAGGATTGGCAGATCATCCCATTGGATTATCCACGGCGCCGGCGCTCGCAACGTTTCGCACACTGCGCATTCACTGTCCGCTCACGTATTACCCGACGCACGCGTATATCATCCGCGACGAACGTTCAAAGTGCGCACACTAGCGAAAACTGGCCGATTAAACGGCTGTTTTTCCCTCGACTcgcgcgcacgcacacacgcgcCTCGTTTCGACCGTTTCTCATCGACGCGACGCGCGACGGCGAAACACGAAACAACCgcgtaaaaagaaagagaaaattacgaCTGCGACCACCTGGCACACGTGCCCCGCCACGCTCCTCACGCGCGTGCGCGTGGATTCGGATGGACTCGCGACGACACGTTGCTggctttcttaatttctttttttctttgcggAAATTATTCTGGAAATCAGTTTGGATGACGCAAGAGCGTGACAATTTGTTGTATACACaactgtttttcttttatatatataatagaaaaacaaaaatagaaatttatccgTTGGAATAcgcgttattatttatcgaggaTATTTATTCGTAGCCCGGTTTTATTATCGGAGATATCGGGGTAATAAACCGCGTTTCGTCGAGGAATATATGGTTTCTCGAATAACtcgaaatgtaatatatatatatatatatgtagttgGAGAGGTCTCGTTTCTCTCGATTACTtggaatatttgattttaagatATTGTAACAATGTTTGCCTCCCGTGAAACGCTATTGGTCCGGGCCGGACATTGGAGTGACAGCGACAGGTGGACAGAGAAGGCATCgacaatgaaaatagaaacagACATTCTCCACGCACCGGCCGCCGCGAAACCTCTTTTCTAATGCCAATATTTCAACCGGTGCTCGCTATAACCGCTCGATGAACGTGTTAACGATCGtgcaatataaacaatatccatattataaattccactttaataatcatttcttttcactttcacgtttaatatcgaaaaattatctacTTTTACTCGCAAACTTTCTCGAgtcttttcgaatattatcctctgattatcgttattattaacgCTTGGAAAAATGTTAACGATTATTCGCCGagagattaattaaacaaggatgaaattttggaatagATTTTTCAAGTTTCGGTGCAAGAGTACGTAGGAAGCCACGGTGGAATATCGTGATGCTGAAACATGGAAGCTGACACGGGGGACAGGTGGATCTAAATAAAGATTGGACCAGCGCCAGAATCTTCAAGATGGCCGAACCGAGAGATGCAAGGcgtgtcgtcgtcgtcgtcgttgtcgtcgtcgtcgtcatcgtgGACCACGACGGTTTCTGAAAACTTACGACACCACGAATTCACCCAGGCAACGAGAAaagtcccccctccccccctggTGTTGGATTTCACCTTTCCACCTACGCGTTCCACCGCACGCTAATTTGAGGACACGCGCAACACACAGGATTtcaagtgaaaattttttttttttttttagtttcgcGGATATTCGTCACTGCTCGTcttcgaagaaaaaggaagtcGGGGGGGCGTCGATCGCCAGCTTTTCATCGAACAGCGAAGAGGACGGAATCGATTCCGTCCCCCTTCGATTCTCCTATTATTAAACAGTGATACAGACGGTGCACACcgattgttatattattaaagagaaaaaaaagaaaaaaaaaaaaaaaaaaagaaaaaaaaaaccacgtACAACACCAAAAAAATACAACACCAATAGCGACACCAAGTGTAGTGTAAGCCTTCACCACACACACAaggttattattaattgtattataattatggtTAGCCTGTACACTCCGTCGAATATCTCCGTCCAATTTATTATCCGAACGAAAAGGATTCGCGTtggtaagagagagagagaaaaaaaaattaattttctaaacttttatgaaatcaggattaaaaattcgttttatcgtatatatgttgagatttatcgaaattctTATCGATACAAGaaggaatttattttactttgttcgtttctttctctctctctctcgtgcgcGCACTCTTTcactcgttctctctctctctctccctctcgtttGGTAACGATTTCCACGTTTCGATAACCGTTCGATATCTCGATGAATTTCTACGCTGCGGCTAAGAAATCTGACTGGGCCAAACCGGGTGTACCGCGATAAAATCGATTGgcacgatgaaaaattaatgaaacgttGCCGTGTTCCGCGGCGGTGCGGGTCGATTTCCGGTGAAAAATACGGGAGATCCACACCGGTTCGGAGAAATCGACCGTATTTCGTTCATAATTCAACGAAATTCTGTTGCACACGGTTAATCTCCTCtcttctatttctctctctttctttctttctctctttctcctttcctttcgtcTTATCTGCTCTCCTTCCTCGTCCTTCCCCCACCGCTctgtttattttcgaataacagGATAAATAATTCACACGAGCGCCTCCGCGCGAGTTCCTCGCGAACTAATACTTCGAGGGATCGCGCGATACACGAAGAATTTCGCGAGAGCTGTGCAGTAGCGAATAAATGTTAACGAATGAATCTTTACTTTACTCGTTTCGTGAACGATAATTCGGATAAAAGTGAACGAATGAATGAAACGGGAAGGAATTAGCAcgtgaaaattaatcgaaagagGGGAAGGATATATACGTTACGACACGAGAGTGAacagatgaaaagaaaaaaagaaaaaaatagtctATCCATGGAAACTATCCGTgtgtgtattttatatatcttatatattcgaTGTGTGCGCGTGGCCATCGATGATGATAGATTTTGCAACGTTTTATTAGCTACAACAACGTTGCCTCgaagtttttttaatcacgTTCATCGCTAGATTATTAACGTTGTAAATTAATTGAGACAAAATTATCCctaaattattagaagatgATAATCACGCGCGTGATTATTCctctttatctattttttttttaaattaatattaattattaattaattattatgattaaagaaaaagagtgTAAAAGAGTGTAAAGACCAAAAAAACCAGTAAACAAACAAATCTCTCAGCAACCGCAAATCAATTATCATATCACTTCACGTCAACCTCATcaataaagaagaaacaaaaaaaacacaaCCAAAAAAATACTAGTAATAGGTACTAGAAGAAGAGGCCGATCCTCGGAAGTCGACATTTTGACAGTTtttgtagaaataatataatcgtggGTACTCATGGCTTCTGATTGTACGTGTGCCGCGTACGTgtgtctttctttctctctttctttctctctccctccctcacACTTTCAtcgattgcaaatattttttctctgccccttcctttttctctctctctctctctgtttcactttttcttgtacacgtatgtgtgtgtgtatatacatatagatttttttttttttaacttttcgttTCAGGTCTCtctgactttttttttcctgtctATCCATTAttcgtctctctttttttttttttttttgttatttttctaatatatattttcgctcCTTAGAACGGCCCATGGCGCTCTCAAGGATCTCGAAAAGGGAATTTCTCGGCTTGCTCCCttacgcgcgtgtgtgtgtcaGGATGCTGAAACGTTATATATAGTCTgcctttaacaaaatattcacaaaataaatgaaactggAAACACCGTCAACACCGAGtaccttctcttttttttttttttcaatctttcgaatatttttaacttttcgcTTCCcctatataaatgaaatcgtTCTCCTTCTACGATAAAATCGGCGcggaaaaaattcgagaaaaaaaaaattactctcCCCcttagtttaaaattattgctaaatgtcaaaaaatataattcaatataaatatctgtatcattaatataatattcaatataagaagaaaaaaaaaataaataaatatacacgaGAACTGTAACTAACTATTGAAAACGATAATCTTATCTAAACGCATAATCTTATCTAATATCGcggtttttatttattaggcacggatgcaattttaaaaattcaatttttcgaccGTCAAGAAAATCTCGTAGCTAAGCAGAGGGGGCTCTTTCCTCTTCGCTATTCtatacgttcttttttttttttctttcgaatgcAACTCTTTCTTATAACAACTACTCTTGGACAAAAATCACATCTCAACGTGTGTAGACTCACCCATATTGGCCGGGAAGAACAGCGGGGTATCCAGCTCGAATGCCAGCAGCGAACGGGAATGCTGAAATCATAAACAAGTACGGAGTTAATCCTATTTAAGTTTCTAATGGCCAGCCCTGAACTCGAGccatccctcccccctcctccctcgtgTAAATCGAACATCCTGCTCTCTCTTAAATATATCGCTCTATCCTCTCCTTTTTATCCTCTACGTACATACACGGAAAAACTTCTTCgcgaagaagtaaaaaaacgtgtatatatacacacacatacacggaAAATAGTTCTTCgcgaagaagtaaaaaaacgtgctgtgtatttatatatatataaatatacacatacacggAAAATACTTCTTTgcgaagaagtaaaaaaacgtgctgtgtatttatatatatataaatatacacatacatagaAAATACTTCTTCgcgaagaagtaaaaaaacgtgctgtgtatttatatatatatatacatatacacgcaAAGTGTTCGTTTTCCTCGAAGAATGGatagagaaagggagagaaagagagagagagagatagcaAAAATCGTTAAGAATCGTTAACCGACTCGAACTTGAACTTGTTCGTTacaatgagagagagaggtatgAACTGTAACACGATTTGCATACGTACTCGTACTTTGGTAATGACGTGCTTTCTATCGCGGGGAAATAGAAATACGACGCGTAAATGTATTCGAAACGAAGCGTGGATCGCTTCACGGCAACACGAAAATCAAGAACGCGTTAGACGCGAAAGCGTGTGCATGCGTGTGTCGTGCATCAAATAAATCGGaggaaatttcattgaaaattttttcccgaTCTTTAcgaaattaaaggaaatattcgatttgaggggaggggagggaataatcggaggaggaaaagggagggaggggggaacaAACAAGGTTCGTAAACAACGTTTGACGCAAATTCGTCGGCGTCAGCGAATAAATTAAGATGTGAGAAATGTACGATTGcgaaaggggagggaagggagggaatttttttttttcaaagcgcATCGTGCGTGCATCGATGCTCCCCTCACTCCCCTTCCCTCTGCTCTTTCACGCGTATTATCGGGAATGGAAGAGACAGTTTTCTCTTAATAAGTATCGTCGGGCCAATTTCAGGCTCGAGAATTGAGTTTCGCGCGTTGAACAGAGGAAAGAGGGGGAAGACGAAGACGGCGCACACACGCTCGGGTTAAGGCAATTTTAGACTTAGGTGCCGAAGCGCCAAGCAATGTTGGCCCCGAGCCATCGCGAGAGTTCAAGAAAGTGATCTCgggggggaaggggggaggggaggagggaagagaggcACGGGTCCTCGATTTGCAGAAACGGCGCTACACGCGAATAAaggcctgcctgcctgcctgcttGCCTGCCGTCTTTTGCCCTTTCATCGGTGTTCCAAATCTTCAGATTCGGAGCGCGgcgaaatttaaatagttgCGCAAATCGAATCGTGATCCGATCCACGCATCCGGGAAGCGATATCTcttctaatttctttctttttttttttttttttttttttaaattcgtaaaagaatgaatttttccaaattgtaACACAACTCCTCTAGTCGAGATTAGGCTTAGCTTTGATAATGAGTTTCGCAGTTGGACCGCGAGCCATCTTCACGTAGAATTATAACCGCGCGTCACAAGAGAGGATATATATTATCCGTGACGAATGGGATACGCTGATTTGGCCGTGTTTCAACGGCGTAAAACCCGCGACAATGATGCGCAAAAATCGGCCGAAAGTTTAGAAATGACCATTCGCCCCGGAAATTAATCGATCTCtcgaaataacatttttgGAATCTAGTCAATTTCTTAGtcaatttcgatgaaatatattcgGATCGAAAGGAATCGATATTAGAATCGTCACAaggaaaaacaagaaaaggaaaagaggggagagaaagaaaggaaacaaaaataaaagcatCCCAAgcaaaaaatcatcgaatctGTCtacttaataacaaaaaaaaaaaaaaagaaaagaattcgcAACAATTCATTCGATAAGCGTTTCTAGCAAACTATGTCTCTAACTATGTTTGAGCTTACGAACTTACTCGCTTGCAGATTACCCCTGGGCTTTGCTCCAAGAATCGCCAAGTTGACGTTTGCTTTGCGGCCGTCGATTATGGGGTTCGGGTCTTTGCACGCCCTCTCCGCCGCTGGCCTGTCTCCCATGATCACCTGCGTAACAGATccgatcgattatttattcgtttaatccTTCCTCCGCCTCCTTCCCGCCTAGCCTCGATCTTGCGCGTatgcctctccctctccctctccctcttcgcGCGTCGTGAACACgctcgtataaaaaaaaaatgatgtgcTTTGCAACAAAGATAAGATTTACGAGCTTGcacaaagagatttttttttttctttttcttttcgtaataATTCCTTGGTCtggaaatagatatattattatatcaatatatcgtAAGATGAATTTTGTTAGCGTAATTAGCAACGGATAACGTTCCGAATTTTGGTCAAAACTTCCGGCGGAAGGCTTCGATTCCCTTATGACGCGGAACGCGTTGTTttagtttatttcttttaaacctCTAGTTTttgtttatgattttaaaaatatttactttgctCGAATAACTCGATAATAATAGCCTATCCGTAACTAAGAGATTTTATAAtcggttttatttatttatttatttttttttttttttttgcgacgAACAATTCGACGAGAATTTCGTTGCGATTTAGTAGTAAGGACGTTGACACACGCGAgtattttgcatattatcCTTTGCATAAGTCGCGTACGTGtgataaaaaaggaaactgATAatcaagtattatatatatatatttttttttaaagaaggggaaaaaaaagaacatctACCGGAAGTTCTAAGGAAACAGTTAAGTCTTTTTGAATATAAGTGAATGGACTGGTTGCATTATCCCAACGAATTATCTTTGCACGTTCAACGCAcgcttattttaaattattatcaagagCAACGGTTGGGAAAACTAGTTGTGAAAATTTCTGGCAAATTTTCATCATCCCTTACGACAAACTCTGTGccgttaaaaaattacacgtgTATACAACAAcacaatacaaataaataaactactACATTCGAAGCTATCTCTCAAAAAACTCAACAAAGCGAGCTCTCACAGCaacactattaaaaaaaaaaaaaaaaaaaaagaaaagaaactaatcagcaaaaaaaagtaaatgaataaataaaaaataaaaaaatataataatcacgaTACTCACGAAACCGTAACCTCTACTTTTGCCGGTCTGCCTGTCGGTAATGACGACCGCCTCCTCGATGTCCCCGTACACGTTGAAATGTTCCCTGAGACTCTTGTCGGTGGTGTGGTATGGTAAACCGCCGACGAAAAGTTTCGTCCATGTGGTGTCTTTCTGTTGGGGCGTGGTGCCCGCCAAAGCGCCAAGGCCCGAGACCAATTCGTCCGGCCCTGGCGCCCCGACGGCGCCCACCGCGCCTACGGCACTGAGGCCAGCAGCACCGGGCATCAACATCCTCCAAATTTTGGCGAGATCACCGCCGGACGGGAGGACGACCTGCTCAATTTTGACACCTTTCTCTGGTACTTTGGTCAACGGTTAATCACGTCACAGGCTTGCCACCATTTAGAGAAAAATGATGATTCTCTGATGTAGGATGTTACCTGCAATCGATAATTCCGCTCGTGTTTTCAACGGTTTTCgcgattgatttattaaaagtaaagtaAAGTTTGTGTATAGTATAGAACACGAGTGTACGAGTGTAAAATCGtaggaaaatatgaaatattcctCGTTACGACAGGAGCGAAGGGGGAAGAGGGAAAAGGTACGCGTTTAGAATTTAATACCCCATTGTACGACCCAGCGACGAATCGCAGCGCTTCGCACGGTCTTCGTAAAATGCGCAACAAACTTACGCGCACGGCCACGTGCAGATACGCGAGAAAAAGATTTCGCTCGGTAGGTAATCCTGCTAGACGCGAcggtaagaaagaaagaaagacaaaaataaaCCGTTTTCTCCCTCTCCACGGACCCGTTACTCCAAGTACTGTTCCGTGCCCCTCGATTCCCTTGAATCGATGACTCCTTCGtgcatacgtatatacatatatatataaagggaaCAGATAAAAATTCCCTTTCTGCCCGGACCCCTGTGCAAACCGGGGAAAACCGGCAAGCCGGGGAACGAGAACAGAAACAGGCAACGAACCGCTGCGTGCGAATACACTGTgccgagagaaaaagagggagagataccgcgagaaggaggaagaaggagaagaagaagaaaagggcaAGGAGAGAAGGGACCCTGACCTCCATTCAAGTCTCGGTAACGGACTTGAAAAGGGAGCCAGTTTTACTTCTTGCCAGGATCTTGCCTGCCAGAGAACCTAGGTATAGTAAGGGTAGTATTTTTCGTGGGCCTCTCTGCTTTCGTGTTTCTGCAATGCTGCAGCAggtaaagagaaagagagagagagagagagagagagagagaaagtagaGGTTTACACAGAAGGGTCCTCccgtttttttccctctttcctcctttccacGCTCTTTCACTCCATCTTTCTCACACTCATATTGTGCACAGGCCCTGCGAAACGGCCCTACGTTCTTTTCCTATTCCTCCTCCCCGCCCAGgaacccccctcccctccccacctGCCACTACCACTACCAAGCACCGCACTACCGCTTGACAGTGCACCGCTTCGCCCGAACGGGgccctttccttctctctcccttcctcccttcctccctctctctctctcactctctctctctttcacacacacacatacatacacactgTCCGATCCCCCAAAACGACGGCAGCTGCTGCAGAAAACCGGTGCAGCACGCCGTATAATCATATTGTTGTATTGCCATCGGGctcctcctccaccaccatcgttcctctctctctctctttctctcgc contains:
- the LOC551587 gene encoding RNA-binding protein 24 isoform X2 yields the protein MLMPGAAGLSAVGAVGAVGAPGPDELVSGLGALAGTTPQQKDTTWTKLFVGGLPYHTTDKSLREHFNVYGDIEEAVVITDRQTGKSRGYGFVIMGDRPAAERACKDPNPIIDGRKANVNLAILGAKPRGNLQATFPFAAGIRAGYPAVLPGQYGVPPGYVYQSPYLAAAAPGGLVPLPATQLTHAAAMAAASQFYEYQNVAAAAATYPGTSYNFAEAYPYTSAAAAANAAAASYVTPYTYATLPGAAAGLPAAAAAAATAAGAAFPGLPYQTTPQEARLQ